Below is a window of Picosynechococcus sp. PCC 7002 DNA.
TGATCGCGGCCATGGGTGTGTTGCAATGAGATTATTAGGGCTGACTCGGGTCAGGTTGGAATGATTTGACCTTCTGAATCTAAAGGGGGATAGGGTAATTGGCGATCGCGGTAATGGGCGACAAGTTCAGGGTAGCCCCACTCAAAGACCTTCTGACGGTAGAACTCTGGATCTAGGCGTGGTTGGTCATAAAATCCAGCCTGGAGGCGTTGGCGTTGTGCCTCAAAGAGAATCACCGCTGCGGCCACGGAAACATTGAGGGACTGCACCATCCCTAACATCGGAATGATAATGTGACCATCTACAAGCTCTGCGGCTGTGTCGCTGACCCCCCACCGTTCGGCCCCCATCAAAATTGCCGTGGGTTGCGTATAGTCAATGGTGCGATAATCAACAGCGCGATCGCTTAAATGGGCCGCATAGATTTTAAAGTTTTGCTGGTGGAGCTGATCGATGGCTACGGTAACGTCAGGGTGACGATTTAAATCAACCCATTTCTCACTGCCTTGGGCCACCTGGGAGTAAGTATCGAGGACATCACCATCTGCGACCTGATTCATTGCATGGACAGCCATCACCCCCACCGCATCACAGGTACGAATAATCGCGGAAATATTGTGGGGTTTGTGGACATCCTCCATGAGGACAGTGAGGTCAGGTTGACGACGATCTAAGGTTTGGCAAATGCGTTGATATCTTCTCGACAGCACAATCTTATTTTTTTGCTAACAGCACAGGATCCAGATTTTAGGTGATTTGGGAGAGATTGTCTTCCCAATTTTCCCCATCAAAAAATATAATCTCAAAGACATCTAATAGATTTTCATCTAAACAGCGCAGATTCACATCGATACTATCGGGATGGGAGCGGGGTAGATAAAAAGAATGGACGCCACAATGCCGACAAAAAAGGTGGGTTGCTTGGTGGGTATTAAACTGGTAGGCCGTTAGCAGATCTTGTCCTTGGAGTAAATGGAAATCTGCCTGGGGAACAATGATATGGAGAAATCCTTTTTTGCGGCAAATAGAACAGTTACAGTCAAGGGCTTGAAAGTTTCTCAGGACGACTTGGAAGCGAACACCACCACAATGACAGCCACCACCATAACGTTTCGGTGTAGAAAAATTAGACATTGTAAAAACTTCAAATAACAAAACTTGTGGCTTCTCCCTGGGCTGCTTTCCAACTGCGGGCGTCGTAATACAAATCAGCAAGGGTAATGTTATAAAGGGCTTCTTGGAGTTTTTGGTGGAGCCGCTGCCAGAGACTAAAGGTAACCCAATCTTCGGCTTGGTCGGGGTGGGGTTCATGGTGGGGGAGCGGTTCAATGGTTTCACCGATGGCCTGGAGAATTTGACCTAGGGAAATATCTTCGGGTTTCGATAGTAATTGATATCCCCCTTGGGCACCACGGACTGAACGAAGAATTCCGGCTCGACGCATCTCAATCAACAGCTTCTCAAGGTATGGGGCAGGGAGGTTTTGGCGTTTGGCGATCGCCTTTACGGAGGTGGGGCCATAACCGGGTTGTAAACTAATATCGAGTAAAGCTTTAACGCTGTAATGACCTCTGGTGGTTAGCTTCATGGCTACCTTTTTTGAAAAAATTTTGGCATGTTAGGAAAGAATGCGATTATTTTTGCCAAAAAAAATCGTCTTAACCTCTATTTTAAGAGAGAATAATGTAAGATAAACGTGAGAAACAGCTAATTTAAAAGTTTAAGGTGCGCAGCGAAGTAAAAAAAGAATTCGCAGGCTTCATCCCATAACTCTCATTTATCGTCATTCATTCGTAATAAGTAAATGGCTACAAAGAAAAAGATTGAAACATTGACCGGTGATGCACTGCTCGCAAAAGTTAAGGAGCTTGAAAACCACAGTAAAGAAGAAAAAGCAAGAGCTTGCGGCTATTACACGATCACCAAGAATGGGGTTGAACGTGTCAATATGATGAAGTTCTATAACGCTCTCATCGAAGCAGAAGGGGTGCAGTTAGATAGCAATACAAATGCCCAAGGTCGGGGGGGTCGTGCTGCCACCTATCGTATTAGTGTACAGTCCAATGGGAATCTTTTGATTGGGTCTGCCTACACCAAAAAAATGGGACTCCAGCCCGGTGATGAATTTGAAATTTCTTTAGGTCGCAAACATATTCACCTCAAACAACTGGGTGCCGATGGTGATGATTAAATTTTCCTAGGAATTAATCTGCACAAATCGAGATAGCGATCGCCATGGTGGGGGTCGTTTTTTTGTGAAAATTACCATTGACTGGGGTGATGTTGTTGGAGGCGCTGGCTAAGTTCCGGCCATTCTTGTTTTGCGAGCATCGCGGGGGGAAAGAGATCGCTCGAAAGGCCAACGGCGATCGCCCCGGCTTGGATTAAGTCTGGGCCATTGGTGAGGCTAACGCCCCCAGTGGGAATGAGAGGAATGTGGGGTAGAGGGGCTTGGAGGCAACGGATAAAACTAGCGCCACCAACGGCTTTAATGGGAAATACCTTGACGCCGTCACTACCCCAATGCCAGGCCTGGTAGATTTCGCTTGGGGTTAAGGCGCCTAGCACCATGGGAATATCCTGGTGATGGGCAATCTGGATTAACTCCCGGTCACTGTGGGGGCTGAAAGCGAAGGTAGCACCGCAGGCGATCGCCTCTTTTAAATCTGTGGGCGTGAGGATAGTGCCCGTGCCGATGATTGCCTGGGGAAATTTTTCCCGTAGGGTCGCAATGATGTGGCCAGCTTGGTCACTATTCCAGGTGATTTCAATGAGCTTTAATCCCCCGTTAATCGCGGTTTCAGCCATTTTTATTCCCAGTTGCCAGTCCACAGCCCGAATAACGGCGATCGCCCGGTGTTCTCGGAGTTGTGCAAACCAGCGTTGTTGGAGGGGGGTCATTGCAAATTGGGACAAATGGTCGATGGGGGCTGGGGCTGATCAGAAAAATCTTGCCAACCAGACAGAATACCCTGTAACTCCCCCTTTAGGATCGTCAGGGCAGCCATTTGCTGATTAATTTCTTGGAGTTGCGCTTCTAATAACTCCCTAATTACCCCACAGGGCAGGGTTCCTTGGTCGCGCACTGTCAGGATCTTGCCAATGTCTTCGAGGCTTAAACCGAGGGATTGGGCCCGTTTAATAAATGCCAACCGAGCAAAGACCGCCGCCGAAAAGAGTCGATAACCCTTTGGCGATCGCCCCATCACCGTGCTTAACAAACCCAGATCCGCATAGTAGCGAATCGTTTTTACCGGTAAACCGCTTTGCTGGGCCACTGTCCCAATTTTGAGGCCATAATCTGCCGTTACCATTAGCGTTGTCTTTCGTTCATCAACTGGGGCAGCGGCACATTCACTTCCGTGGGGGGTAAATAACGGCGCGGTAAAACCCGATTGAGATCTCGTTGATCGCGACGAATGCGAGACCAACGAATGGCGATCGCCCCCAATACAAATCCCAAGCCGATGG
It encodes the following:
- a CDS encoding GFA family protein; amino-acid sequence: MSNFSTPKRYGGGCHCGGVRFQVVLRNFQALDCNCSICRKKGFLHIIVPQADFHLLQGQDLLTAYQFNTHQATHLFCRHCGVHSFYLPRSHPDSIDVNLRCLDENLLDVFEIIFFDGENWEDNLSQIT
- a CDS encoding Rrf2 family transcriptional regulator translates to MKLTTRGHYSVKALLDISLQPGYGPTSVKAIAKRQNLPAPYLEKLLIEMRRAGILRSVRGAQGGYQLLSKPEDISLGQILQAIGETIEPLPHHEPHPDQAEDWVTFSLWQRLHQKLQEALYNITLADLYYDARSWKAAQGEATSFVI
- the trmH gene encoding tRNA (guanosine(18)-2'-O)-methyltransferase TrmH, coding for MLSRRYQRICQTLDRRQPDLTVLMEDVHKPHNISAIIRTCDAVGVMAVHAMNQVADGDVLDTYSQVAQGSEKWVDLNRHPDVTVAIDQLHQQNFKIYAAHLSDRAVDYRTIDYTQPTAILMGAERWGVSDTAAELVDGHIIIPMLGMVQSLNVSVAAAVILFEAQRQRLQAGFYDQPRLDPEFYRQKVFEWGYPELVAHYRDRQLPYPPLDSEGQIIPT
- a CDS encoding heavy metal-responsive transcriptional regulator encodes the protein MVTADYGLKIGTVAQQSGLPVKTIRYYADLGLLSTVMGRSPKGYRLFSAAVFARLAFIKRAQSLGLSLEDIGKILTVRDQGTLPCGVIRELLEAQLQEINQQMAALTILKGELQGILSGWQDFSDQPQPPSTICPNLQ
- a CDS encoding bifunctional 4-hydroxy-2-oxoglutarate aldolase/2-dehydro-3-deoxy-phosphogluconate aldolase, yielding MTPLQQRWFAQLREHRAIAVIRAVDWQLGIKMAETAINGGLKLIEITWNSDQAGHIIATLREKFPQAIIGTGTILTPTDLKEAIACGATFAFSPHSDRELIQIAHHQDIPMVLGALTPSEIYQAWHWGSDGVKVFPIKAVGGASFIRCLQAPLPHIPLIPTGGVSLTNGPDLIQAGAIAVGLSSDLFPPAMLAKQEWPELSQRLQQHHPSQW
- a CDS encoding AbrB family transcriptional regulator — its product is MATKKKIETLTGDALLAKVKELENHSKEEKARACGYYTITKNGVERVNMMKFYNALIEAEGVQLDSNTNAQGRGGRAATYRISVQSNGNLLIGSAYTKKMGLQPGDEFEISLGRKHIHLKQLGADGDD